In Candidatus Sulfotelmatobacter sp., a genomic segment contains:
- a CDS encoding ubiquitin-like small modifier protein 1, which produces MSKIHIPTPLRQYVGKQSAVEVSGTTVAEAMNALVAQHPDLRKHLYTEDGKLRAFVNLYVNDEDIRYLQKEATALSDGDNISIVPSIAGGCLATSQSTCHPDSACHPE; this is translated from the coding sequence ATGAGCAAAATTCACATCCCTACTCCCTTGCGGCAATATGTAGGCAAGCAGTCCGCCGTGGAAGTCTCAGGGACTACAGTCGCCGAAGCGATGAACGCCCTTGTCGCGCAGCATCCCGATCTGCGCAAGCACCTCTACACTGAAGACGGCAAACTTCGCGCCTTCGTCAATCTCTACGTCAACGACGAAGACATCCGCTACCTGCAGAAAGAGGCGACTGCCCTGAGCGACGGCGATAACATTTCTATCGTCCCTTCCATCGCGGGGGGCTGTCTCGCCACTTCCCAGAGTACTTGTCATCCCGACTCAGCTTGTCATCCTGAGTGA
- the moeB gene encoding molybdopterin-synthase adenylyltransferase MoeB yields the protein MATTTTEIPVTLNKDEILRYSRHLIMPEVGMDGQQKLKAARVLCIGTGGLGSPLALYLAAAGVGTLGLVDFDVVDYTNLQRQIIHSTADVGRKKLDSAADKLKGINPFLNLRTFDTRLSSANALELFREFDIIADGTDNFPTRYLVNDACVLSGKPNVYGSIFRFEGQASVFATEDGPCYRCLYPEPPPPGLVPSCAEGGVLGILPGLVGVMQATEVIKLILGIGDPLIGRLLLVDALGMKFRELKLRKNPDCPVCGTHPTVTKLIDYNEFCGIRGEEKPVASGVPEIQVEDLKRRLDAKDDVFVLDVREPHEYQICNLGGYLIPLNDLPNRVSELDSSREIVVHCKMGGRSAKAVAFLQQSGFTKVHNLAGGITAWSDRVDPKVPKY from the coding sequence ATGGCCACTACCACCACCGAAATTCCCGTAACCCTAAACAAAGACGAAATCCTGCGCTACTCGCGCCATCTGATCATGCCCGAGGTCGGCATGGACGGTCAGCAGAAGCTGAAAGCCGCGCGCGTGCTGTGCATCGGCACCGGCGGCCTGGGATCGCCCCTGGCTCTATACCTCGCTGCCGCGGGCGTCGGCACACTCGGCCTGGTGGACTTCGATGTGGTGGACTATACCAATCTTCAACGCCAGATCATTCATTCCACCGCCGACGTAGGCCGCAAAAAACTCGATTCCGCCGCCGATAAACTCAAGGGCATCAACCCGTTTCTGAATCTCCGCACGTTCGATACGCGATTGAGCAGCGCCAACGCCCTGGAATTATTCCGTGAATTCGACATCATCGCCGACGGCACCGACAACTTCCCCACGCGTTATCTCGTGAACGACGCCTGCGTCCTCAGCGGCAAGCCGAACGTCTACGGCTCCATCTTCCGCTTCGAGGGCCAGGCCAGCGTCTTCGCCACCGAAGATGGTCCGTGCTACCGCTGCCTCTATCCCGAGCCGCCACCGCCCGGCCTCGTTCCTTCCTGCGCCGAAGGCGGAGTACTCGGCATTCTTCCCGGCCTGGTCGGTGTGATGCAGGCCACCGAGGTCATCAAGCTGATTCTCGGCATCGGCGATCCCCTGATCGGCCGCTTGCTGCTCGTCGATGCTCTGGGCATGAAGTTCCGCGAGCTCAAGCTGCGCAAAAATCCCGACTGCCCAGTCTGCGGCACTCATCCTACGGTCACGAAGTTGATCGACTACAATGAATTTTGCGGCATTCGCGGCGAGGAGAAGCCTGTGGCTAGCGGAGTTCCCGAAATCCAAGTAGAAGACCTGAAGCGCCGTCTCGATGCCAAAGACGACGTCTTCGTTCTCGACGTGCGCGAGCCGCACGAATACCAGATCTGCAACCTCGGCGGATATCTTATCCCGCTGAACGACCTGCCGAATCGAGTGAGCGAACTCGACTCCAGCCGCGAAATCGTCGTCCACTGCAAGATGGGAGGACGCAGCG
- a CDS encoding PBP1A family penicillin-binding protein, protein MKSLYEQLPPVEIAGRTLVGRVLFGLLVLVAALVGATSGLLLVYTTDLPQVDALEAYRPSSITELYDDHGRVIGSFALQRRVVASYDDFPPVLRDALVSIEDKDFYRHSGINVMRIVGAAYRDIESGGKVQGASTLTMQLARNLFLSFDRSWQRKVQEAMLAIQIERRFTKPQILTLYANQIFLGHGVYGFEAASEFYFSKPAKQLTLEEAALLAGLPKGPAVYSPITHPDRAQKRRNLVINAMLEDGKITAAQAADARSAPLVLHLAHDPNSLAPYFVEEIRRYLESKYGADQVHEGGLKVYTTIDVDLQKAANQSVLDGLAAYERRHGWKGHLENVIAEGGVLDKYFHPDWEDEPEVNGYVHALVTSAGTGIATLKFGRYTAALGQSDVAWTRQKLANILSTGDICYVRILALGANGAARVSLEQDSGVQGSLLAIDNATGGIKAMVGGRDFNESKFDRVTQAMRQVGSSFKPYVYTTVIDQGASPDDTVLDEPITFDTQSGPYSPHNYDEKFEGIITLRRALAQSRNIPALKLANKVGIKTVIDYAGRFGITAKLPPYLPVALGSAEIALIEQTSAYSVFPNDGVRVTPRYITRVTDYEGRVLEEDFPDVKDVISERTARIMTSMLREVVLHGTGVAAAKLPFPVAGKTGTTNDFTDAWFVGFSPTMTCGVWVGYDEKKSLGAKETGAHAALPIWMNFMTAAMAGKDPGEFQPPPVVPHTVAQKLDTPDAAPATEEAH, encoded by the coding sequence ATGAAGTCTCTCTACGAACAACTTCCACCCGTGGAAATCGCGGGTCGCACCCTCGTCGGCCGGGTGCTGTTCGGATTGCTCGTACTCGTCGCCGCACTTGTGGGCGCGACCTCTGGACTACTCCTCGTCTACACCACCGACCTGCCTCAGGTGGACGCCCTCGAAGCCTACCGTCCCAGCTCCATCACCGAACTCTACGACGATCACGGCCGCGTAATCGGCTCGTTCGCGCTGCAACGCCGCGTCGTCGCCAGTTACGACGATTTCCCTCCCGTCTTGCGCGACGCCCTGGTCTCCATCGAAGACAAGGATTTCTACCGCCACTCCGGTATCAATGTCATGCGCATCGTGGGCGCCGCTTATCGCGACATCGAGTCGGGCGGGAAAGTGCAAGGCGCTTCAACCCTCACCATGCAACTGGCCCGCAATCTTTTTCTGTCATTCGACCGCAGCTGGCAGCGCAAGGTGCAGGAGGCAATGCTGGCTATCCAGATCGAGCGGCGTTTCACCAAGCCGCAGATCCTCACGCTCTACGCGAATCAGATTTTTCTCGGCCACGGCGTGTACGGCTTCGAGGCCGCGTCGGAGTTTTATTTCAGCAAACCAGCCAAGCAATTGACCCTGGAAGAAGCCGCACTGCTCGCTGGTTTACCCAAAGGCCCCGCGGTGTATTCGCCCATCACTCATCCCGACCGCGCCCAGAAGCGCCGCAATCTGGTGATCAACGCCATGCTGGAAGATGGCAAGATCACCGCCGCCCAGGCCGCCGACGCCCGCTCCGCGCCCCTCGTGCTCCATCTCGCCCACGACCCCAATTCCCTCGCCCCATATTTTGTCGAGGAGATTCGCCGCTATCTGGAAAGCAAGTACGGAGCCGACCAGGTGCACGAAGGCGGCCTCAAGGTCTACACCACTATCGATGTGGACTTGCAGAAAGCGGCAAATCAATCCGTGCTCGACGGCCTCGCCGCCTACGAACGCCGTCACGGCTGGAAGGGTCACCTCGAAAACGTGATTGCGGAAGGCGGCGTTCTCGACAAATATTTCCATCCCGATTGGGAGGACGAACCTGAGGTCAACGGCTACGTCCACGCGCTCGTGACTTCGGCCGGCACCGGCATCGCGACCCTGAAATTTGGCCGCTACACCGCGGCCCTCGGCCAATCCGACGTCGCCTGGACTCGGCAGAAGTTGGCGAATATTCTCTCAACCGGCGACATCTGCTATGTTCGCATTCTCGCGCTCGGCGCCAACGGCGCTGCCCGCGTCAGCCTCGAACAGGATTCCGGCGTCCAGGGCTCGCTATTAGCCATCGACAACGCGACCGGCGGCATCAAGGCGATGGTCGGCGGCCGCGATTTCAACGAATCAAAATTCGATCGCGTCACCCAGGCCATGCGCCAGGTCGGCTCATCATTCAAGCCCTACGTGTACACCACGGTCATTGACCAAGGTGCAAGTCCAGACGACACCGTTCTCGATGAGCCCATCACCTTCGACACTCAATCCGGCCCCTACTCGCCGCATAATTACGACGAAAAATTCGAAGGCATCATCACTCTCCGCCGCGCGCTCGCTCAGTCGCGCAATATTCCCGCGCTCAAGCTCGCCAACAAAGTCGGCATCAAGACCGTCATCGACTACGCCGGACGCTTCGGCATCACCGCCAAACTTCCGCCCTACCTGCCCGTAGCGCTGGGCTCGGCCGAAATTGCGCTGATCGAGCAGACCTCAGCCTACAGCGTCTTTCCCAACGACGGCGTGCGCGTCACGCCGCGCTACATCACCCGCGTCACCGACTACGAAGGCCGCGTGCTGGAAGAAGATTTTCCCGACGTGAAAGATGTAATCAGCGAACGCACCGCCCGCATTATGACTTCCATGCTGCGTGAAGTCGTGCTCCACGGCACAGGCGTCGCCGCCGCCAAGCTGCCTTTCCCGGTAGCCGGCAAGACGGGCACAACCAACGACTTCACCGACGCCTGGTTCGTAGGATTCTCCCCAACTATGACCTGCGGCGTCTGGGTCGGCTACGACGAGAAGAAATCCCTGGGCGCGAAAGAAACGGGCGCTCACGCAGCCCTGCCAATCTGGATGAATTTCATGACAGCAGCCATGGCCGGAAAAGATCCTGGCGAGTTTCAACCGCCTCCGGTCGTGCCGCATACAGTCGCGCAGAAGTTAGACACGCCCGACGCAGCGCCGGCGACCGAAGAAGCGCACTAG
- a CDS encoding nuclear transport factor 2 family protein: MSKIAIACFLIVLFAFAKCAFAQTSKPTDLEEPKSAIELVLRTQVQAWNHHDLDAFMAGYWNSPDLTFFSDAKETTGWQATLDRYRATYASPGHEMGTLDFSNLRIEMLGPDAAFVRGAWHLTRSDGKTPHGLFTLTFRKFPNGWKIIHDHTSAAKE; this comes from the coding sequence ATGAGCAAGATCGCTATCGCTTGCTTCCTGATCGTCTTATTCGCATTCGCTAAGTGCGCGTTCGCGCAAACGTCGAAACCCACGGATCTCGAAGAGCCAAAATCCGCCATCGAACTTGTCCTGCGCACCCAGGTGCAAGCCTGGAACCACCACGATCTGGACGCCTTCATGGCCGGCTACTGGAACTCCCCCGACTTGACCTTCTTCTCTGACGCGAAGGAGACCACCGGGTGGCAGGCAACTCTCGATCGTTATCGCGCCACCTACGCCAGCCCCGGTCACGAGATGGGAACGCTTGATTTCTCGAACCTGCGCATCGAAATGCTCGGCCCGGACGCCGCTTTCGTCCGCGGTGCCTGGCATCTGACCAGGTCGGACGGCAAGACTCCCCATGGCCTGTTCACCCTCACCTTCCGCAAATTTCCTAACGGATGGAAGATCATCCACGACCACACCTCCGCCGCCAAGGAATAG
- a CDS encoding ribonuclease HI family protein, with protein MTSFSPRTFHPRSGGTKHLFESRENPPDRYLIAHSDGGARGNPGPAGYGVVVQDESGRRVAALSEYLGHQTNNFAEYQGLIAALEYAVEHGPKALKLISDSELLVRQIKGIYKVKNATLQELHGRAKELIAQLDWFSIGHALREHNQEADRLANEAMDKGIGRGGTHVAAAARPSAPTQQEFDGIVRGGKVELSNGTLPEGTRVQVRVKS; from the coding sequence ATGACCTCTTTTTCTCCTCGCACTTTTCATCCTCGCAGCGGTGGAACGAAACATCTTTTCGAGTCCCGAGAAAATCCTCCAGATCGTTATTTGATCGCGCATAGCGATGGCGGGGCGCGCGGCAATCCTGGACCGGCAGGTTATGGAGTCGTGGTGCAGGATGAGTCCGGACGAAGAGTCGCCGCGTTGAGCGAATATCTTGGGCATCAGACCAACAACTTTGCGGAATATCAGGGGCTGATAGCGGCGCTCGAGTATGCGGTGGAACATGGGCCGAAGGCGCTGAAGCTGATCAGCGATTCGGAGTTGTTGGTGCGGCAGATCAAAGGCATCTACAAGGTGAAGAATGCGACTCTGCAAGAGTTGCATGGGCGCGCGAAGGAATTGATTGCGCAACTGGATTGGTTCTCGATTGGTCACGCGTTGCGGGAGCACAATCAGGAAGCCGACCGGTTGGCGAATGAAGCGATGGATAAGGGGATAGGGCGGGGTGGGACTCATGTGGCCGCGGCAGCGCGGCCTTCTGCGCCGACGCAGCAGGAATTCGACGGGATCGTGCGCGGGGGCAAGGTGGAGTTGTCGAATGGAACGCTGCCGGAGGGGACGCGAGTGCAGGTGCGGGTGAAGTCATAG
- a CDS encoding prohibitin family protein has product MTIFDPARGRVIDGGGGSGNVLRLVGLGIAAFLVVILLFSAVTRVGTGRVGVLTLFGKVTGETLGEGIHLINPLKTNNEMSIQTQTIKESANVPSSEGLMMSLDTSLIYHLNPDRAGDVFQHIGGDYENVVVEPTLRSAIREATASHSANALYTGERELVGKQIQDKVTEELGQRGITVENVLLRDIQLPATLKASIEAKQQAEQEALAMNFRLQKETQEAQRKRIEAAGVRDFQQIVAQGITPSLLEWKGIEATENLSKSPNTKVVVIGNSKNGLPLILGQ; this is encoded by the coding sequence ATGACAATATTTGATCCGGCACGTGGTCGAGTGATTGATGGAGGTGGAGGCAGCGGGAACGTGCTTCGGCTGGTGGGGTTGGGGATTGCGGCATTCCTTGTGGTGATTCTGCTGTTCAGCGCGGTGACTCGAGTGGGAACCGGCCGAGTCGGCGTGCTCACGCTGTTCGGCAAAGTCACGGGCGAGACGCTGGGCGAGGGCATCCACCTGATCAATCCGCTCAAGACCAATAATGAAATGTCGATTCAGACCCAGACTATTAAGGAATCGGCGAACGTTCCATCGAGCGAAGGGCTGATGATGAGTCTGGATACTTCGCTTATTTATCACCTGAATCCAGATCGCGCGGGGGACGTCTTTCAACATATTGGCGGTGATTATGAAAACGTCGTGGTCGAACCGACTTTGCGCTCGGCCATCCGCGAGGCCACGGCTTCGCACAGCGCCAATGCCCTCTATACCGGTGAGCGCGAACTGGTGGGAAAACAAATTCAGGATAAAGTTACGGAGGAACTGGGGCAGCGCGGCATCACGGTGGAGAATGTTTTGCTGCGCGACATTCAGTTGCCTGCCACGTTGAAGGCGTCGATCGAAGCCAAGCAGCAGGCCGAGCAGGAAGCTCTGGCGATGAATTTCCGGCTGCAAAAGGAAACGCAGGAGGCGCAACGCAAGCGCATTGAAGCTGCGGGCGTGCGGGACTTTCAGCAGATCGTCGCGCAGGGGATTACGCCATCGCTGCTGGAGTGGAAGGGGATCGAGGCTACGGAAAATCTGTCGAAGAGTCCGAACACGAAAGTGGTGGTGATCGGGAATAGCAAGAATGGGCTGCCGCTGATTCTGGGGCAGTAA
- a CDS encoding ABC transporter ATP-binding protein: MAALLEVRKLNVEFPSQQAPAALRAAGQPGAAVPTQTLSIPTRSLSAVRDLSFSIAPGEVLGLVGESGSGKSITSLAIMRLLPAQARVSGEILVVDNGGAPRNLAPLSDDEMRQMRGSRMAMIFQEPMTALNPVMRVGDQIAEAVVAHNRISKNEAWQRAVDAMNNVAIPDAARRARDYPHQLSGGMRQRIMIAMAIVNRPQLLIADEPTTALDVTIQAQILDLLAELRTRFGLAMLFISHDLAVVSQVADRVAVMYAGSLVEMGARRDIFQAPAHPYTRGLLHAVPDLKTDRGRPLQTIEGTVPALHAMPAGCAFEPRCEFRIPECAREFPPLVEVAAGHWARCPVVNAVAR; encoded by the coding sequence GTGGCGGCGTTGCTCGAAGTCCGCAAATTAAACGTAGAATTTCCCTCCCAGCAAGCCCCCGCCGCCCTGCGGGCGGCCGGACAGCCGGGGGCGGCTGTCCCCACACAAACTCTTTCAATTCCTACCCGAAGTCTTTCTGCGGTTCGCGATCTTTCGTTTTCGATCGCGCCCGGCGAAGTTCTTGGACTGGTGGGCGAGTCTGGCTCTGGAAAATCGATTACCTCTTTGGCCATTATGCGGCTGTTGCCGGCGCAGGCGCGAGTGTCCGGAGAGATTCTAGTCGTCGATAATGGGGGAGCTCCGCGTAATCTGGCCCCGCTGTCGGACGACGAGATGCGGCAAATGCGAGGATCGCGCATGGCCATGATTTTTCAGGAACCGATGACGGCGCTCAATCCGGTCATGCGCGTCGGAGATCAGATAGCCGAGGCAGTGGTCGCGCACAATCGCATTTCGAAAAACGAAGCGTGGCAGCGCGCAGTCGACGCCATGAACAATGTCGCAATTCCGGACGCGGCGCGGCGAGCGCGCGATTATCCGCATCAGCTTTCGGGCGGGATGCGGCAGCGGATAATGATCGCGATGGCCATCGTCAACCGGCCGCAGTTGCTGATTGCCGACGAGCCGACGACGGCGCTCGACGTTACGATTCAAGCGCAGATTCTCGATCTGCTGGCGGAGTTGCGTACGCGGTTCGGGCTGGCGATGCTTTTCATTTCCCACGATCTGGCGGTGGTTTCGCAGGTGGCGGATCGAGTGGCTGTTATGTATGCCGGAAGCCTGGTGGAAATGGGCGCGAGGCGAGACATATTTCAGGCTCCGGCGCATCCTTATACGCGCGGTTTGCTGCACGCGGTGCCGGATCTGAAGACGGATCGCGGGCGGCCGTTACAGACGATTGAGGGGACGGTTCCGGCGCTGCACGCGATGCCTGCGGGTTGCGCCTTCGAGCCGCGCTGCGAATTTCGGATACCTGAATGTGCGCGCGAATTTCCGCCGCTGGTTGAAGTTGCCGCAGGACACTGGGCGCGCTGCCCGGTGGTGAATGCGGTGGCGAGGTAG
- a CDS encoding metallophosphoesterase family protein encodes MRILLLSDIHANLEALDATLDAAPPFDAAVNLGDIVGYGASPNEVTDRCRDLGKIFVRGNHDKAATGVMDLEDFNPMAATAAIWTRNQLTPENLDWLRALPQGPISLPDFPQVQLVHGSPNDEDEYVVSLGDALAPLITLTIPLTFFGHTHLQGGFFANGSSADGFRPEYRTVGQAEEVALQLKPATRYMVNPGSVGQPRDGDWRAAFALFDSEAQVVHFHRTPYNLKAAQDRIFEAKLPPRLATRLAAGR; translated from the coding sequence GTGCGCATACTGCTGCTCAGCGATATTCACGCCAATCTCGAAGCTCTCGACGCGACTCTCGACGCCGCTCCGCCGTTCGACGCTGCGGTGAACCTGGGTGACATTGTGGGCTACGGAGCCAGTCCGAACGAGGTGACCGACCGTTGCCGCGATCTCGGGAAAATCTTTGTGCGCGGGAACCATGACAAGGCGGCCACGGGCGTGATGGATCTTGAGGATTTCAATCCGATGGCTGCGACGGCCGCCATTTGGACCCGCAATCAGTTGACTCCGGAGAATCTGGATTGGCTGCGCGCCCTGCCACAGGGACCAATTTCCCTGCCGGATTTTCCCCAGGTGCAACTGGTCCACGGCTCGCCGAACGATGAGGACGAATATGTGGTTTCGCTGGGCGATGCGCTGGCGCCATTGATTACGCTGACCATTCCATTGACTTTTTTTGGCCATACTCATCTGCAAGGCGGATTCTTTGCCAATGGCTCTTCTGCCGACGGCTTTCGTCCGGAATATCGCACGGTCGGCCAAGCCGAAGAGGTAGCGCTGCAACTGAAACCGGCGACGCGCTATATGGTCAATCCTGGTTCGGTGGGACAGCCGCGCGACGGGGATTGGCGCGCGGCGTTCGCGCTGTTCGACTCGGAGGCGCAGGTGGTCCACTTTCATCGGACTCCCTATAACCTGAAGGCGGCGCAGGATCGCATTTTCGAGGCGAAGCTGCCCCCGCGACTGGCCACGCGGCTGGCGGCTGGACGCTGA